One genomic window of Arachis stenosperma cultivar V10309 chromosome 10, arast.V10309.gnm1.PFL2, whole genome shotgun sequence includes the following:
- the LOC130956286 gene encoding glutamate receptor 2.8-like, which produces MGQRNKGTTLLQTRVVKVGVVLDLGGGMVGKMGSNSIRMCVNDFYDSHPYYKTRLQLILRDSQRDIVTAAAQVVDLIKNEQVEAVIGPVTTMEAMFVINLGDKAHVPIVTFSATSPSLSSLHTPYFFQIAQKDSTQVEAISAIIQAFRWKEVVPIYVDNTYGEGLIPWLTNSLQKAYIRVPYLSAIDFSATDDAIERELYKLMTMQTRLFVVHMTPLLGSRLFAIAKTIGMMDQGYVWIVTDGMANFFNSLDSSIMESMEGVLGVRPYIPRTKQFLDFRARWKRQFLRDNPTLVDINLNAFGIWAYDATTALAMAVEKLDSTLSGFTNVSKNSSNVTDLENFSVSRNGEKLREALSNVRFKGVGGDFKLVGGGELQASAFEIVNAIGNGERNIGFWMPEKGLIRNMNAKNATTAYSTSKENLGTIIWPGDSYCVPKGWQIPTNGNKLKIGVPVKDCGYTEFVKIIHDPITNSRKVTGFCIDVFNAVVEALPYALPFEFIPFEKSNGEMAGTYDDLITQVYYGKFDAVVGDTTITANRSNFVDFTLPYTESGVTMVVPVRDNRKKNAWAFLKPLTWDLWVTTFCTFVFIGFVVWVLEHRINNHFRGPLPYQIGTSLWFSFSTMVFSHQERVESNCGRFVVIVWVFVVQILVQSYTASLTSLLTVEQLRPANTDVHQLLKNRLNVGYLEGSFVRGMLKDMGFKDEQLKVYNSLEECNDLFTKGSANGGIDAAFDEVPYVMRLLETYCSKYAMVEPRFKTGGFGFVFPRGSPLVGDISRAILNVMRQGTNMRRIENAWLNGSSCRDSNTNAQVSSSTSLGLESFWGLFLVVGVSCLLALIIFLATFLYQHRHILSNHNRSDSSIKRRIGVLLNTFNERDLSSHTFKKSDSSVTSSPTSVLASTHCPPISPSSYTESNFFKSPDPHRYYATHQHKATQEPAPITNNTHTKSQATEIPLQM; this is translated from the exons ATGGGTCAAAGAAACAAGGGAACAACACTACTCCAAACAAGAGTAGTGAAAGTGGGAGTGGTGCTTGATTTAGGTGGGGGAATGGTAGGAAAGATGGGTTCAAACAGTATCAGAATGTGTGTCAATGATTTCTATGATTCTCATCCTTATTACAAAACTAGGCTCCAACTTATCCTTAGGGACTCCCAAAGAGACATTGTTACCGCTGCTGCTCAAG TTGTAGATCTCATAAAGAATGAGCAAGTGGAAGCTGTGATAGGACCAGTTACAACAATGGAAGCCATGTTTGTGATCAACCTCGGAGACAAAGCGCACGTGCCCATTGTCACGTTCTCAGCAACGAGCCCTTCTCTCTCATCACTCCACACCCCATATTTCTTCCAAATTGCTCAGAAAGATTCAACTCAGGTAGAAGCCATCAGCGCCATTATCCAAGCTTTTCGGTGGAAAGAAGTGGTTCCAATTTACGTGGACAACACTTATGGCGAAGGACTCATTCCATGGTTAACTAATTCACTTCAAAAAGCATACATCCGTGTTCCTTATCTGTCTGCCATTGATTTCTCAGCCACAGATGATGCCATTGAAAGAGAGCTCTACAAGCTCATGACTATGCAAACTAGATTATTTGTCGTTCACATGACACCCCTTCTTGGCTCTCGTCTCTTCGCCATTGCCAAAACCATTGGCATGATGGATCAAGGCTATGTTTGGATTGTCACCGATGGAATGGCTAATTTCTTCAACTCCTTGGACTCTTCAATTATGGAATCCatggaaggtgtcttgggtgtTAGGCCTTACATTCCAAGAACTAAACAGTTTCTTGATTTTAGAGCTCGATGGAAACGACAGTTCCTAAGAGACAATCCAACACTTGTTGATATCAATCTGAATGCTTTTGGAATATGGGCCTATGATGCTACCACCGCATTGGCCATGGCCGTTGAGAAACTTGACAGCACCCTTTCTGGCTTCACTAATGTGAGCAAGAACTCAAGCAATGTGACTGATCTTGAAAACTTTAGCGTTTCGCGAAATGGTGAGAAGCTGAGAGAAGCTTTGTCAAATGTTAGATTCAAAGGTGTTGGTGGTGACTTCAAATTAGTTGGTGGTGGGGAGTTACAAGCATCAGCATTTGAGATAGTTAATGCGATTGGTAACGGGGAAAGAAACATTGGATTTTGGATGCCAGAAAAGGGACTAATTAGAAATATGAATGCCAAAAATGCAACAACTGCATATTCAACTTCTAAGGAGAATCTAGGAACAATTATATGGCCAGGGGACTCCTACTGTGTTCCAAAGGGATGGCAGATTCCCACAAATGGTAACAAGTTAAAGATAGGGGTTCCAGTGAAAGATTGTGGCTACACCGAATTTGTGAAAATAATTCATGACCCTATTACGAATTCTAGAAAGGTCACTGGATTCTGCATTGATGTCTTCAATGCTGTGGTAGAAGCCTTGCCTTATGCCCTTCCATTTGAATTCATTCCATTTGAAAAGTCCAACGGTGAGATGGCAGGAACTTATGATGATTTGATCACCCAAGTTTATTATGGG AAGTTTGATGCTGTGGTGGGGGATACAACGATTACGGCAAACAGGTCCAATTTTGTTGATTTCACGTTGCCGTACACAGAATCTGGTGTGACTATGGTTGTTCCAGTAAGAGACAACAGAAAGAAGAATGCATGGGCCTTCTTGAAGCCATTGACATGGGACCTTTGGGTAACAACATTTTGTACATTTGTATTCATAGGATTTGTTGTTTGGGTTCTTGAACACCGAATCAACAACCATTTCAGAGGGCCTCTGCCTTATCAAATTGGCACTAGCTTGTGGTTTTCCTTTTCAACCATGGTTTTTTCTCATC AGGAGAGAGTGGAGAGCAACTGTGGAAGATTTGTggtgattgtatgggtttttgTGGTTCAAATTTTGGTTCAAAGCTACACTGCAAGCCTTACCTCTCTCTTAACAGTTGAACAACTACGCCCAGCGAATACTGATGTTCATCAACTCCTAAAGAATCGGTTGAATGTTGGTTATCTGGAAGGTTCTTTTGTTCGTGGAATGTTGAAGGACATGGGATTCAAAGATGAGCAGCTCAAGGTTTATAATTCCTTAGAAGAATGCAATGACCTCTTCACCAAAGGAAGCGCCAATGGCGGCATTGACGCGGCGTTCGACGAAGTCCCCTACGTGATGCGCCTCCTTGAGACTTATTGTTCCAAGTATGCCATGGTTGAGCCAAGATTTAAAACTGGTGGCTTTGGCTTT GTGTTTCCAAGAGGGTCACCTCTTGTGGGAGACATATCAAGGGCAATATTGAATGTGATGAGACAAGGAACCAACATGAGAAGAATTGAGAATGCATGGTTGAATGGAAGCAGTTGTAGAGATTCTAATACTAATGCACAAGTATCTTCTTCTACAAGCCTAGGACTCGAAAGCTTCTGGGGTCTATTCTTGGTTGTAGGTGTTTCTTGCTTATTAGCACTCATAATCTTTTTAGCCACATTCCTATATCAGCATAGACATATTTTGTCAAATCATAATCGTTCTGATAGTTCCATTAAAAGACGTATTGGAGTGTTACTAAACACCTTCAATGAGAGAGACTTGAGCTCTCACACTTTCAAGAAAAGTGATTCAAGTGTAACTAGTAGTCCTACGTCAGTATTAGCAAGTACACATTGCCCTCCAATTAGTCCATCTAGTTACACAGAATCAAACTTTTTTAAAAGTCCAGACCCACATCGTTATTATGCTACTCATCAACACAAAGCCACACAAGAACCTGCCCCCATTACAAACAACACACACACCAAATCTCAAGCCACAGAGATTCCTCTACAAATGTAG
- the LOC130957483 gene encoding uncharacterized protein LOC130957483 yields the protein MPFGLKNAGATYQRLMDKVFANQIGRNIEVYVDDMVAKTKTGNNHLDDLAKIFGQLRTYNMRLNPEKYAFGVQSGKFLGFLLTSRERKKQQFPIYFTSKTLQNAELRYPTIEKLALALVFSARRLRPYFQSHEIHVRTDHPLHQVLQKPELAGRLVKWSVELSEFDIKYEGRTSIKSQFLAGFITEFSVSDTAEGYIEWSLYVDGSSNPQGCGAGIILDDAHGNVIEHSLHFPFKASNNQSEYEALIAGLRLAADLNITELKHIPKESNGRADILSKLASTKPNRSSLYQSILLKPSIELTEILSVTQEADWRSPYMDYLQTGNLPGNVENIRHFRRQASYFTIYNNCLYRRGFSRPLLKCLCRTKAELALAKAHEGICGTHLGARSLSSKILRAGLYWPTMR from the exons ATGCCATTTGGCCTTAAGAATGCAGGTGCGACATATCAACGTCTCATGGACAAAGTCTTCGCGAATCAAATCGGCAGAAACATTGAGGTCTACGTTGACGATATGGTCGCAAAGACAAAAACCGGCAACAATCACCTTGATGACCTCGCCAAAATCTTCGGACAACTAAGAACATACAACATGCGGCTAAACCCCGAGAAGTACGCATTTGGGGTCCAGAGTGGCAAATTTCTCGGCTTCCTGCTCACTAGCCGAG AAAGGAAAAAGCAGCAATTCCCTATCTATTTTACCAGTAAAACATTACAGAATGCCGAGCTTCGATATCCGACCATTGAGAAGCTGGCCCTAGCCCTTGTCTTCTCGGCCAGAAGACTCCGACCATATTTTCAGAGCCATGAAATCCACGTTCGAACAGATCATCCTCTACACCAAGTCCTTCAGAAACCAGAGCTGGCTGGCCGACTAGTAAAATGGTCGGTGGAACTTTCAGAATTTGATATCAAATACGAAGGGCGAACATCTATCAAATCCCAATTCTTAGCCGGCTTTATCACTGAATTCTCAGTATCAGACACAGCCGAGGGCTACATCGAATGGTCCTTATACGTCGACGGCTCCTCCAACCCACAAGGATGTGGAGCAGGTATCATACTTGATGATGCCCACGGCAACGTCATCGAGCATTCCCTCCATTTCCCATTCAAAGCGAGCAACAATCAAAGTGAATATGAAGCCTTAATTGCCGGCCTTAGACTCGCTGCCGACCTAAACATTACCGAACTTAAG CACATACCCAAGGAGAGTAATGGCCGAGCTGACATTCTGTCTAAACTAGCCAGTACTAAACCAAACAGGTCATCCCTTTACCAATCTATATTGCTTAAGCCAAGCATTGAGCTCACAGAAATCTTAAGTGTTACACAGGAAGCAGACTGGAGATCTCCATACATGGACTATCTTCAGACAGGAAACTTGCCAGGCAATGTCGAAAATATCCGCCACTTCCGCCGACAAGCCTCCTATTTCACAATTTATAATAACTGCCTATATAGACGAGGATTCTCTCGTCCATTACTAAAATGTCTTTGCAGAACAAAAGCCGAGCTTGCACTTGCCAAGGCACATGAAGGGATCTGTGGTACACACCTCGGAGCCCGAAGTCTATCTTCAAAAATACTCAGAGCTGGACTATACTGGCCGACGATGCGATAG